The Candidatus Rokuibacteriota bacterium genomic sequence CCGCCGCCCTCTCGCCCAGCCTTCGCCGAAGCGCGTCGTCATCCAGCAGGGTTGCTAAGGCGCGGGCAAGCTCGGGCGCGTCGCCCCCCGGCACGAGCAGCGCCGACGCATCGTCCGTCAGGACTTCGGCCGCGACGCCGACGCGGCTGGCGATGACCGCCCGGCCGGCCGCCAGGTACTCGAAGAGCACGCGTGACATCCCGTCGGACTCGAGCGGCGGGTACAGGGCGATGTCGAGAGATCCGACCACTCGGGCCGGATCGTCGACGAAGCCAAGGAAGGAGACTCGGTCGCCGAGGCCGCCGCGCACCACGCTCTCCCGGATCGCGGCTTCGAAGGGCCCCTGCCCCACGAAGAGGAGGTGAAAGGCACGTCCCGAAGCGGTCACCCTGTGAGCCGCCTCGACCACCACCGCATGGCCCTTCATGACGCGGAAGCCGGACAAGAGCCCCACGAGCGGCACCCCGGCCGGTAGCCCCAGCTCCTGTCGGAGAGCGGCGCCGTCGTGCCTGGGCCTGAATCTCTCCCCGTCGGCGCCGCCAGGGAGCGCCACCACGTGGTCGGGGAGCGCCAGACCCGCGGCAAGGCACTGGCGGCGGATGGCCTCGCTTACCGTCACGACGAGATCGGTCGCCTGGCCGTAGAGCCAGCGGTTCAAAGCGTGCGGACATATCGGCTGGACGATGTGGCGGGTGCGAACGAGGGGCCGCCTCTGCGAGGACAGGCGGTTCGCGACTGCCGCCAGCCAGTGTTCCTTGCCGCGATGGACGTGGACGATGTCGGCGGCCGGAAGCCACGCCTGAAGCGTCCTCATGTCGCGGAAATCGGCGGCGGGCCGAAGGCCCGAGCGGAAGCTCAAGGTCTCGATCCGCTGGACCCCTTCGCCGCGCGCGCGCGACATGACACGCTCCTCGGTCCCACGACGGCAGACGAGCGTCGCCTCCTGCCCGGCCTGCGTCAGCTCGCAGCATACCCGCGCGGCCCAGTAGGCATCCGAGGACCACCCGCCGCAGGAGACCATGTGGATCACCTTCACGGCGCCGCGCGAAGCCTCCCGATAGTCTCGAGGTAGAGCGCCTCCATAGCTTCCGCGTGACGCTCCCCGGTGAAGAGGAGAAGGGCGCGGCGTCTCCCGGCCTCGCCCATGGCGCGCGCCTCAGAGGGAGCCGACAGGAGACGCTCAAGGGAGGCGGACACTGCCGCCGGGCTCGGCTCGTCGAGGAGGAGCCCCGTCTCCCCGTGGACCACGGCGTCAGGGAGCGCGCCCACCCGGGCGGCGAGGACAGGCCGCCCCGCGGCCATGGCCTCGAGGGCCGCCCGGCAGGACTCGTCCGAGCCCGCTCCCATGAGGACGAACACGTCGAGGGCTCCGAGCACCGCCGGCAGGTCGGCATCCCGATAGCCGGCAAAGAACACCCGGCGCTCGAGCCCGAGGCGCTTGACGAGCCCCTCGAGCGCATCGCGCCGCTCTCCCTTTCCGACCAGCAACAGCCGCGCATCGTCGAGCGCGCGGGAGAGCAAGCGGAAGCCTTCGATCAGAGCCTCGTGACCCCGGCCGCCAGCGAGCCGCGCCACGCAGCCGACGAGGGGGACGCCGGTCGCCCCGAATTCCTCGCGGATCTTTATGGCGCCCGGCGCGTCAGTGACGAAGCGCGCGGCGTCCACTACGCCGTCCGCGCGGTAGAGCCGCGAACCGGGGACGCGGGTTTGGCGAAGGCGCTCCTCGATGCGCCGGCTCACGGCAATGACTGCGTCCGTGCGTCGGTAGAGCGCCGAATCCGGCCAAGCGCGCCGGACCGAGCGCTCGTTGTGGAAGGTCCTGATGAGGGCTGCCGTGCCGTGTCCCCACCACCCCAGCCAGTGGTCGTGGCCGTGATGGACGTGGACCACGTCCACGCCCTCACGGGTCACGAGGCTCCTGAGCCGCCGGGCATCACGCACGATGGCTACCGGGCCGGACTTGACGTCGAGCCTCAAATCTTCCAAGGGCTCTATGCCGGCCGCGCGCGCCTTGGCCTCGAAGCGGTCGCCTGCCGCCAGACCGAGAAGCACGCGGTGCCCGCGGGCCTGGAGCCCGAGGACCAGCCGGAGCACGGGCTCCGCGCTTCCCGTCCACCAGCGGTTGGCGACGACGTGGAGGACTGTGAGCCCGCCCGTTCCGCTCATGCGCGCACCGGACGTGGGGCCGCTCCCGCGATGACATCGTCGTAGAGGGCAAGCAGGCGCGAGACGGAAGTGCCATGAGAGAAACGCTCCTCGACCAGCCGCCGCGCCCCCCGGGCGCGAGCCGCGGCGCCCGATCCGTCGCTCAAGACCGACTCAATAGCGCGCGCCAGGGCGGCGGCGTCCTCGGGCGGGACGAGAATGCCCGTCTCGCCATCCTTGACCACCTCGGGAATTCCGCCGATCGCGCTCGCCACCACGGGTACCCCGGCCGCGAAAGCCTGGAGAAGGGACTGCGGCACACCCTCGGTCCGCGTCGAAGCCAGGACAAAGCAGTCCATGGCGCGCAAGAGCGCCGGCACGTCGGTCCGGAAGCCGGTGAAGACGACCGCCTCACCGAGACCGCGATCCTTCGCGAGCCCTTCGACCCAAGGCCGCCGGATTCCGTCGCCGACGAGCAGGAGCCGCGCCGTGGGATGCCGGGCGTGAACCGCGGCGAAAGCGTCGAGGAGATATGCATGGCCCTTCGAACCCCTGAACATGGCGACCGACCCGATCACGGGCCGCGCAAGGCCCAGGCTCTGGCGCATCGCGTGGGCATCGTCTGAGCCACCGGTAAATTCCGCCAGATCCACGCCCGCCGGGATGGCGGTGACCCGCCCGGGATCGACCCCGGCCTCGATCACGAGGCGGCGGATGGCCTCACCGCTCGTGATCACCCGATCCGCGAGCCAACGATAGACGGGGTTCCAGCGCCGTCGTATGCGGATCGAGACATGGCGCGTCCGCACGACGGGGACGCCAGCGGCGCGCGCAGCCAGCCCGCCCACCCAGCCGTCCACCGAGCTGTGGGTGTGGACGAGGCTGACCCGCTCCCGCCTGATCAGCCGCTGGAGCGCGCAGACGGCGCCGAGATCCCACGCGCCCCGCATGCGGACACCCACGGCCTCGAGACCCGCCGCGCGCGCTTGTCCCACGAAGCGGCCATCGGGCTGACCCGCCAGGAGGACCCGCCAGCCTCGCTCGACAGTCCAGCGAGCCTCGCTGAGCGTCCTCAGCTCCTGGCCTCCGAGGCCCGGAGAGGACTCGGTGTGGAGCACGGTCCTCATGCCGTGAGCACCTCCTCCACTATCTCGGTCACGGCGGCCGCCGCGATGTCCCGCATGCACACGTGGTCGATGGGACAGCGCGGGAGGAAGCACGGCGCGCACGGCGCGCGCCCTTCGACTCTCCGGGCCGCCTGGCTCCTGGGAGCCGTGAGACGCGGATCCGTCGGCCCGAAGAGCGTGACCGTGGGCGTGCCGACCGCCGCCGCGAGATGCGCGAGCCCTGTGTCGCTGCTGACCAGGCACGCGAGGCGGGCGAGAAGCCGGGGCAGCAGCTCGGGCCGGTCCCGAGCGACGAGTGATGGAATGGCCCAGCCGGCGGAGGCCGAGACCGCGGCGACCGTCTCCACGTCGGCAGGGCTGCCCAGGAGAATGGGGCGGAGCCCGCGCTCACTCAGGCGCGTAGCCGCCTCGCCGAATGACGCCGCCGGCCACTGCTTCGACGAGCCGAATGATGCGCCGAGGTGCAGTCCCACCGCCCGGGCCCCGCGGGAGACTCCGCACTCGTCGAGCAGCGCCGAGACCGCGGCACCGGACGCCGCATCCTCCCCGAGGCGCCAAACCGGAACCGTTGCCGGCGCCGCCACGCCTGCCGCCTCGAGGAGTCCGCGATACTCGTCGATCTGATGCAGTCGCGGCGAAGGCAGCGGTACGGCATGCGTCAGCAACGCTCGCCGCAGGTCGGTGTCATAGCCGAGCCGCATACGGGCGCCCCAGAGACGCGCCGCGAGGGCGGACTCGAAGGAATTCGTGAGCAGTACCGCACCATCCGGGCGCATTGCCCGGAGCGATGCGGCGAGCCGGCGGCGGTCCCTCCACTCGAGCGGATAGGGCACAAGGGCATCAGCCACGCCCTGTCCCGCGAGAAGAGACGCCCAGCGGCCGACGGCCACCACGCAAACCCCGGCGCGGGCCGCTCGAAGGCCGTGCAAAGCGGGCAGCGCCATCACCGTGTCGCCGAGCCAGTTCGGGAGGCGCACCATGACGGCCCCGGTCTCGAACATCACGGCATCCGCCGCCCGACGGCCGCGCGTCTCAGCGTCTCGCTGAGCACCTGGGCGAGGGCCACGCCGTCGGCGCCCATCTCGAGCCGCACTGATAGCACCCAGAACGGCACGTCTCCGAGGGGCATCTCACGGAGCCGGACCCAGTCCTTCTCCGTCGTGAGGGCGGCCTCGGCCCCAGTCTCCTGCACCCTCGCGGCCACGCGAGCGAGATCGCCTGGCGTGTACCAGTGATGGTCCGGGAACTCCGCCAACCCCGCTACCTCCGCTCCCAGGCCCTCGGCTGTCGCGACGAATCCCCCGGGTGCCGCGAGTCCCGCCAGGATGAGCACCTTCCGCCCGCAGAGCGCCTCAGGCGCTTCGGCACGAACGTGGTTGCCGCGCCGAAGCGACGTCGGGCGGTAGGCGCCGCTCAAAACTGTCGCTGCCGATGCTCGAAGCCGCAGCACGTGGGCGATATCGCTTGTGGCGGTGACAGTTGGCGGGTTCGTGACCACGACGAGACGGGCCCGCTTGAGCGCGGACAGCGGCTCGCGCAGGGAGCCCCTCGGAAAGAGCCGACCGTTACCCCACGGGTTGCTTCCGGAAACCACGACGATCTCGAGGTCCTTGTAGAGCGTCCTGTGCTGGAATCCGTCGTCGAGGACCAGCGCGTTGGCGAAACATGTCCCGACCGCGACCGCCCCCGCGTCGTACCGGCTCTCCCCCACCACGATCGGCACGCCGGGCAGCCGTTCAGCCAGGAGCACAGGTTCGTCGCCGCCGTCCCTGGCGCCGAGCCGGAGGCCGCCGCCGTCGGCCACGATTCGAACGCCGCGCGTGCGCCGCCCATATCCTCGGCTAACGATGGCGGGCCGCGCGCCCATCTCGCGGAGCGCCAGCACGACGACCTCGGCCAAGGGTGTCTTTCCGCTCCCGCCCACCGTGACATTGCCGACCGATATCACCGGCACGGGAAGGCCGCGCGTGGACAGAAGGCCGATCCGGTAGGACGCGGAGCGCGCCGTGAGGGCGGCGCGATAGGCCACCGCCGCCGCGCTGAGACCTGCGCGCACCAGGGGGCCCGCCCGCCCATGCCAGGCTTCTTGCAGCCAAAGCTCCGGAGCCCGCCCCGGTTCAGCCATGCGCCGGCTCCATCAAGAAGCGCTCCACGAGCTCGAGGGTGTGCTTCACGGCTCCCTGACGACCCACGACGGCCTGGAAGGCGGCCTCTCCCATACGCCGCCTAAGCTCGAGGTCGCCCAACAGGTGGCCGACGCAGCGCTCGAGCTCCGCGCCCTCGCGGACCAGCACCGCGCCGCCGGCGGCCAGGAGGACGTCGGCGCTCTCGCGGAAATTGCCCGTATGAGGCCCGAAGAGGACCGCCTTTCGCAGCAGCGCGGGCTCCAGCATGTTGTGGCCGCCTGTCGGGACGAGGCTGCCCCCGACGAACACCACGGTCGCGACCCTGTAGAGCTGCGCCAGCTCGCCGACCGTGTCGAGAATGATCACCGCACTCCGGTCCCGCGCACCCGGAAGATCGCTGCGGCGGACCGCGCTGAGCCCACGTTCGAGCACGAGGCGCTCCACCTCCGGCACGCGCTCCGGGTGCCGCGGGGCAAGGAGCAGAACGAGCTGCGGGAAGCGCACGCGGAGCCGCGCGAAGGCGTCCAGCACGGCGGCATCCTCGCCCCGATGCGTGCTGCCCGCGATCCACACGAGGTCATCCTCGCCGAGTCCGAGCAGCCGCTGCCACAGGGACTCGCCGCCGGCATCCGGGGGGGCGAGGTCCGTCTTGAGATTGCCCGTGACCACGACCCGCTCGGGCGGGGCGCCGAGGGCGATGATGCGGCGGGCGTCCTCCTGCGACTGCATCGCGAAGACCCCGACGTCACGCAGCATTCGGGAGGTGAGGAAACGCACGCGGCGGTAGCGCCGGAAGGAGCGGTCCGAGATGCGTCCGTTGGCGATCATGGACGGGATGCCGCGCGCCGCCAGCGCCCGAAAGAAATTCGGCCACAGCTCGGTCTCCATGCCGATGAAGAAGCGGGGCCTCACGGCATCCAGCGCGCGGCGGACAGGCCTCGGCAGGTCGACGGGGAAGTACCGGTGGCTGACCTTGCCATCGAGCCGGTCGGACACAATGCGCGCCCCCGTCGGCGTGACCGTCGTCATGACGATACCGAGCTCCGGCCACCGGCGGAGGAGCGCCTCGACCAGCGGGACCGCCGTCGCCGCCTCCCCGACGGACACGGCGTGGATCCAGCAGCGCGGCTCGGCCGGCAGGTCCGCCCCGTAGCGCCCGAGGCGCTGGCCGATCGCCTTGTCGTAGCCGGAGCGCCTGAACTTCCGAACCGCGAACACGGGCAAGTAGGCGAGCAGCCCGAGCCGGAGCGCCATGGAGTAGAGGGCGTGGATCAGCGGCGCGCCTCCTCGTCGACCTGCCAGGTGACGGCATTCAAGGCGGCTTCGATCTCCTTGCGCGCGGTTGCCTCTCCGGCCGCGTCGATGTCGCGGGGGACGAGGATCGGCTCGCCGAAGCGGACTACACACCGCGAGAAGGGCTTCGGGATCCGGAATTCGTCCCACGAGCGCGCCCGCCATTCGGAAGACGCCGCGAGAGCCGCCGGCACCACCGGCGCGCCCGTCAGCCTTGCCAGCACCACGACCCCGGCCTTGCACACCTCCCGCGGACCCCGCGGGCCATCGGGCACGACGACGACGCTGTGGCCCTCCCCGATGGCGCGGGCAAGGGCCCGGAGCCCCCCCGCGCCCCCACGGCTCGAAGATCCTCGGACGGTGACGAAGCCGAAGCGGCGCAGGAGGTCGGCTATCATCGAGCCGTCTTCGGAGCGGCTGACCAGCGCGAAGAGCCCCCGCCGGCGATAGAGGTACGGCAGCAGCAGGAGGCGCGCGTGCCAGACGACGTAGATGACGCCCGCGCCCGCGGCCTGCAGGGGCTCCACGGTTTTCTCTTCACGGCGAAGACGCAGCGTGGCGGCGAGAAGCCGGAGCGCCCACGACGCTGCGGCCGGGGCCAGCTTCCGCCCGAGCCGGGCGGCATTCATGCGACGCCCGCGACCTTCAGCACGGCCCGCGCCGCCCGCGCCCCGACGCCCGGCTGCCCCAGCCTCGAGCGCACCTCTTTGAACGCCGCGCGCTGGGCGGTCGCCGCCACGGAATCGACGAGCAGGCGTTCCGCCTCGCTCGCAAGCCGCGCTCCGGTGACGTCGTCCTGAAGGATCTCGGGCACGGCGCCGCGGCCGGCGACGATGTTCGGGAGGCTGATCCACGCCGATCGGTTCAGCAGGCGCGCGACCACCTCGCTCAGTGGCGACACGCGGTAGCAGACGACCATCGGCGCCCCGAGCAGCGCCGCCTCGAGGGTCGCCGTCCCCGAGGCGATCAGGAGCGCGTCCGAGGCCGCCATCACCTCGTGCGTGAGTCCTTCCACCACTTCCACCGGCGGGCCGCCCGCCTCGGACGCGCGCCTGAGGTGGACGGTGACGAGCCCGCGATCCACGCTCGCGGCCAACCCAAGCACGAAGCAGCGTCGGCCGTCGGCCCGGGAGAGCCGGGCTGCTGCATCCAGCATGGGCGGCAGCAGGCGGTCGACTTCCTGCCGCCGGCTGCCGGGCAGAAGGCCCACGAGGGTCTGTCTCTCTCCCACACCCAGCCGCTCGCGGGCCGTCGCCCGGTCGAGGTCGCTCGGCACCACGTCCAACAGGGGGTGGCCCACGAACTCCACCGGGACGCCTGCCTCCTCGTACAGGCTCTTCTCGAAGGGAAACGCCGCGAGGACCCGCGTCACGCGCCGAGCCATCTGCCGTATGCGTCCCCGTCGCCAGGCCCAGAGCTGCGGCGGGATGAAGTACACGACCGGAATCCCCGCGCGCCGCGCCTGCTTTGCTAACCGCAGGTTGAACTCGGGGAAGTCGATGAGCACCATCGCCATCGGCCGGGCTTCCCGGAGCCGCCTCACCAGGAGCTTGTACGCGCGGTAGAGCCCGGGAACGCGGCCGAGGGCTTCGCTCGTCCCCATCGCGGCGTGCGCCGTCGGGTCAACGAGGATCTCGACACCCGCCGCCGCCATGCGGGGCCCGCCCATGCCGATCAGCCGCAGGCCCGGGTCGAGGGCCCGGAGCGCCCTGCACATGGTGGCGCCGTGTAGGTCGCCGGAAGCCTCACCGGCTGACAGCATGATCAGACGGCCGTCAGCGGCCGTCATCCACGCTCACCACGGCGATGCCGGCGCGGTCCGCGATTCGTACCGCCTCGTCGCGCTCCACGAAAAGCACCTTGCCGCCGTCCACGCCGAGCGCCGTCGCGCCGCCCTCCGCCATGGCCGCAAGCGTCGCCGGCCCGACGGTGGGGATATCAAAGCGGAAGTCGTGCCCCGCCGCCACCGCCTTGACGACAACCGCGCCGCGGCCGGCGAGCTTGGCGCCCCGGCGGATCGTCTCGTCGGTGCCCTCGGCCGCCTCGAGGGCCAGCGTGACGCCGCGCGAGCGCACGAGGGTCTGCCCAATCCCGTGCTCCGCCAGGCTGCGCGCGAGCGCGAACCCCGCGCGTATCTCGTCCCACTCGTCCGGCGACGGCTCCCGCGACGTCACCGTACCGGGCCCTATGATCCACGGCGAGAGAAAGGGTCGCTGGTCGAGCACCTCGATCCCCATTTCCGCGAGCGTTGCCACCACCGTCCCCGCCAGCGCGGCGTCCGATAGCCCCGCACGGGCCAGGCGGCGGCCGGCTTCGTCGGTTTCTCCGACCTCGTCGAACACGCGCTGCTTCCAGAACTTGCCCACGAACACGGCCGCCTGGACACGTTCGCCGCGGAGCGTCTGGAGGACTGCCTGGACGTCGGTGATGACGGAGGGCACCACGCGCTCGGCGTGAGCGTCAAGGCCCGCCGCCTCGTCGAAGGCGAACGCGACGACGCGCCACCCCTGGCGGGCGGCTTCGGCGGCGGCCCGGCCGGGGAGGACCCCGGCGCCGGCCATCAGCGCGAGGCGGCGCTCCATGGGAGATCCTTCGGCCAGGCGACCTCACCCCGGCCCTCGCGGATCATCCGCTCGATTTCGAGCGCCACGGCCAGGGACCGAAGGTCCTCGGTCTCGGGTAGCTCCACCTGGCCGGTCGCCTTCGCGGCGCGAGCGGCCGATATCAGGTGGCGGATCTCCAGCTTGAGAGGGTTGTCCTTGTGTACGAAAAGGCGCTCGACGAAGGACGCCTGCCGGTAGCGGATCGACTCGCGGTTGAGGGTGTACTCCTGCGCGGCCCGCCGGTGGATCTGGATGTCCTGGTCGGCGTAGTTCAGGACGATATACGCGTCGGGCTGGGTGATCGAGAGGGTGCGGATCTTCTCCTCGGTCGCGCGGCTCGCCGTGATCGTCGCCATGGCCCCGGAGTCGAAGAGGATCTGCACGTTGGCGACGTCGGCCTGGAGCGACTGGATGGAGCGCCCAAGGGCGTTCATCCGGCGGGGCTCGCTGTCCACGAGACCGAGCACGATGTCGATGTCGTGGATCATGAGGTCCATCACGACGGAGTCGTTCTGCACCCGCGGCACGAAGGGGCCGAGCCTTCTCGACTCGATGAGGACGGGTCGTTCGACGATCTTGCGCAGCTCCTGCACCGCCCCGTTGAAGCGCTCGACGTGCCCCACGTGGAGCACCCGCGCGCGCTGCCGCGCCAGCCGGAAGAGCTCCTTGGCCTCTTCGAGCGTGGGCGTCATCGGCTTCTCGACGAGGACGTGGACGCCTGCCTCCAGCAGGTCACGGGCGACCTCGAAGTGGCGCTCGGTCGGCACGGCGACCGTGGCGATGTCGACGAGCTCCGCCAGCTCCCGGTGCGTGGCCACCGCCCGAGTTCCGTATTGGGCCGCGATCTGCTGAGCGCGGTCGGTGTCGGTATCGCAGATCGCCACGAGCTCGACGTCCCACAGCTCCGCCAGGGCCAGGATGTGGTACTGGCCCATGTGGCCCGCGCCTACCACCCCGGCGCGTATACGTCCGCTCTCCGGCACGCTCACCACACGCGCTCCTCGCTTTCCGCGTCTTCAACTTGCGCATTTGTCGGCGGCGGCGCCGGGACGATGCCGCGCTTCGAGTCCTCGATGAAGTCGACGAGCCGCGCCACCAGCGGGTGGCCGCCGAGCTCGGCCTTGAGCCTGGCGGCGGCGGCAGCGGGCGCGAGGCCGGAGCGGTACAGGATCCGGAAGGCGGCGCGCACCTGGCGCCGACCCTCGCCGTCCACGCCGCCGCGGCGCATGCCGATCACGTTGACGCCGCGCGCCGTCGCGGGCACGCCGTCGGCGATCACGAACGGCGGCACGTCCTGCGTGACCTTCGCCCAGCCGCCTACGTAGGCGTACGTGCCGATCCGCGTGAAGGGATGGATCCCCGCGAGCCCGCCGATCGTTGCGCGATCCTCGACGGTCACGTGACCAGCCAGGCCGGCATAGTTGATGATGATGACCTCGTCGCCGACCACGCAGTCGTGGGCGACGTGGCTCGAGACCATGAGGAAGCAGCGGCTTCCGATCCGCGTGTCCCGCCCCTCGTGGGTGGCCCTGTGCACGGTGACGTACTCCCGGATGACGGTGTCATCGCCCACGCTCACGCCCACGGGCAGCCCCTCGCGGAACTTGAGATCCTGGGGCACTCCGCCGATGAGGGCGCCGTGCCCGACACGGCATCGCGCCCCCAGCCTGACGCGACCCTCGAGAACCACGTGGGCGCCGATCTCCGAGCCGGGGCCGATCGCGACGGACGACCCTATGAGGCTGTAGGGACCGACCACGACCCCGGCCGCGAGCTCCGCACCGGGCTCCACGATGGCCGTCGGATGGATGCGCGCCGGCTCAGGCATGCCGCCCACCTTCCAGCTCACGCACCCGCTTCTCGAGCGCCCGAACCTTGCGGAAGAGCTCCGGCAGCAGGGTCTCGGCCGCCCAGATCCGCCGCGTCTCGCCGGCGGGACGGCTCGGTATGCCGGCCCAGACTTCCCCGGCCGGCACGTCATTCGGCACCCCCGACTTGGCCACGAGGACGGCGCCTGCCCCGATCGTGACGTGGTCGGCAACACCCACCTGTCCGGCCAGCACCGCCCGGTTGCCGATCGTGCAGGAGCCCGACACGCCGACCTGCGACACCAGGATGACGTCCTCTCCTACATCGCAGTTGTGGCCTACCTGGACCAGGTTGTCGATCTTGCTGCCCCTCCGGATCCGGGTCTCGCCGAGCGTGGCGCGGTCGATTGTGCTGTTGGCGCCGATCTCGACGTCGTCCTCGATGCGCAGTCCGCCCACCTGGGGAATCTTCCGATGCGCCGTGCCGTCGAAGGCGTAACCGAAACCGTCGGCCCCGAGCACCGCGCCCGCATGGACGACGACCCGGTCGCCGATGGCGACGCCTTCCTTGACCACGACGCGCGGGTGGAGCACCACATCGTCGCCGAGCATCGCCCCTGCCCCGACGAAGCACAGCGCCCCGACCCTGCTCCTCGCCCCGACCCGCGCGTTCGGCTCGATGACGGCGCACGCGCCCACGAAGGCCGTCGGCTGCACGCGCGCACTGCCGGCGACGACAGCCGTCGCGTGGATGCCGGCGGCGACAGGAGGTTCGGGGTGGAACAACCGCAGGAGCACGATGAGGGCCGTCTGTGGCGAGTCGACACGCAGGAGCGCCTGAGGCAGGCCTTCGACGTCCCGGCCGACAACCAACGCGCCAGCCGCGCTCGTAGCAGCGGCGCGCGCGTAGCGAGGGTGGACCAGGAACGACACGTGCTCAGGCCCCGCGTCCTCGAGCGGTGCGACGCCGCGGATGACCCGCGCCGGATCCCCTTCGAGCGTGGCGCCGAGCGCCTCGGCGAGCCTGCCGAGCGTGAACTGGGCGCCCACGGCAGCCTACTTCTTGGCCTTGCGCGTCTCGTCGTCGAAGGCCTTGATCACTTCCTCCGTGACGTCCACCTCCGGCGCGCCGTAGACGACGCCAGCCTGCCGGCGCTCGAGGATGAGCGCGTAGCCCTTCTCCTTGCCGACCCTGCTAAAGATCCCTTCCAGCTCTCTCAGAATTTTCGCC encodes the following:
- a CDS encoding Gfo/Idh/MocA family oxidoreductase; translation: MSVPESGRIRAGVVGAGHMGQYHILALAELWDVELVAICDTDTDRAQQIAAQYGTRAVATHRELAELVDIATVAVPTERHFEVARDLLEAGVHVLVEKPMTPTLEEAKELFRLARQRARVLHVGHVERFNGAVQELRKIVERPVLIESRRLGPFVPRVQNDSVVMDLMIHDIDIVLGLVDSEPRRMNALGRSIQSLQADVANVQILFDSGAMATITASRATEEKIRTLSITQPDAYIVLNYADQDIQIHRRAAQEYTLNRESIRYRQASFVERLFVHKDNPLKLEIRHLISAARAAKATGQVELPETEDLRSLAVALEIERMIREGRGEVAWPKDLPWSAASR
- the lpxA gene encoding acyl-ACP--UDP-N-acetylglucosamine O-acyltransferase, with amino-acid sequence MSWKVGGMPEPARIHPTAIVEPGAELAAGVVVGPYSLIGSSVAIGPGSEIGAHVVLEGRVRLGARCRVGHGALIGGVPQDLKFREGLPVGVSVGDDTVIREYVTVHRATHEGRDTRIGSRCFLMVSSHVAHDCVVGDEVIIINYAGLAGHVTVEDRATIGGLAGIHPFTRIGTYAYVGGWAKVTQDVPPFVIADGVPATARGVNVIGMRRGGVDGEGRRQVRAAFRILYRSGLAPAAAAARLKAELGGHPLVARLVDFIEDSKRGIVPAPPPTNAQVEDAESEERVW
- the lpxD gene encoding UDP-3-O-(3-hydroxymyristoyl)glucosamine N-acyltransferase → MGAQFTLGRLAEALGATLEGDPARVIRGVAPLEDAGPEHVSFLVHPRYARAAATSAAGALVVGRDVEGLPQALLRVDSPQTALIVLLRLFHPEPPVAAGIHATAVVAGSARVQPTAFVGACAVIEPNARVGARSRVGALCFVGAGAMLGDDVVLHPRVVVKEGVAIGDRVVVHAGAVLGADGFGYAFDGTAHRKIPQVGGLRIEDDVEIGANSTIDRATLGETRIRRGSKIDNLVQVGHNCDVGEDVILVSQVGVSGSCTIGNRAVLAGQVGVADHVTIGAGAVLVAKSGVPNDVPAGEVWAGIPSRPAGETRRIWAAETLLPELFRKVRALEKRVRELEGGRHA